A part of Acetonema longum DSM 6540 genomic DNA contains:
- the dapG gene encoding aspartate kinase gives MRIVVQKFGGTSVATAEAREKVVEKIAAAQEQGFQTVVVVSAMGRKGEPYATDTLIELAHSVCPGISAREMDQIMCCGEIISAVIMAGTLQAAGIDALMLTGGQAGIVTDHNFNNARIQKVEPSRLLYLLKTGKTPVVCGFQGTTTDDEFTTLGRGGSDTTASALGAALNAQMVEIYTDVDGIMTADPRIVNNAKILDMISYGEVCQLAQQGAKVIHPRAVEIAMQKNIPLIVKSTFSDMPGTLITNLSKEDTDGIYVADRVATGVTYMNHIAQIRVSLGDNVACDAAFKVFKAMSDHKISVDLINVLPDWVMFTIPQDLAETATKILEKNGFQVEAVLNCAKVSVVGGGMREVPGVMASFVEALAQHRIPIMQTVDSNASISVLVKQSDLAQAVTALHEQFGLASV, from the coding sequence ATGCGTATTGTAGTGCAGAAATTTGGGGGAACTTCCGTGGCTACGGCTGAAGCCCGGGAAAAAGTTGTGGAGAAAATAGCAGCAGCGCAGGAGCAGGGATTTCAAACCGTTGTTGTCGTGTCGGCCATGGGGAGAAAGGGAGAACCATACGCAACCGACACCCTGATTGAATTAGCCCATTCTGTCTGTCCCGGAATTTCAGCGCGGGAAATGGATCAGATCATGTGCTGCGGCGAGATCATATCGGCGGTCATCATGGCCGGTACGCTGCAGGCTGCAGGGATTGACGCTCTTATGTTGACAGGTGGTCAGGCCGGCATTGTGACAGATCATAATTTTAATAACGCCCGCATACAAAAAGTAGAACCATCGCGGCTTCTCTATTTGTTGAAAACAGGGAAAACCCCTGTGGTTTGCGGGTTCCAGGGAACAACAACCGATGATGAGTTCACCACTTTGGGCCGAGGCGGAAGCGACACGACAGCTTCGGCACTGGGGGCAGCCCTTAACGCACAAATGGTGGAGATTTATACTGATGTGGATGGCATTATGACGGCTGACCCACGCATTGTCAACAATGCCAAAATTCTGGATATGATCAGTTACGGCGAAGTATGTCAGTTGGCCCAGCAAGGGGCAAAAGTGATTCATCCGAGGGCGGTGGAAATTGCCATGCAAAAAAATATACCGCTGATTGTTAAGTCTACTTTCTCCGATATGCCTGGCACCCTTATTACTAATCTCAGTAAAGAAGATACCGATGGCATATACGTGGCAGACCGGGTTGCTACCGGTGTTACCTATATGAATCATATCGCCCAGATTCGGGTGAGTTTAGGGGATAATGTTGCTTGCGACGCCGCTTTCAAGGTTTTCAAAGCCATGTCGGATCATAAAATCAGCGTAGATCTGATCAACGTTCTGCCCGATTGGGTTATGTTCACGATTCCTCAGGACCTGGCGGAAACGGCCACGAAAATCCTGGAGAAAAACGGCTTTCAGGTTGAAGCCGTCTTGAACTGCGCCAAGGTTTCTGTTGTGGGGGGCGGCATGCGGGAGGTTCCCGGCGTGATGGCCAGTTTTGTTGAAGCTCTGGCGCAACACCGCATCCCTATCATGCAAACCGTTGACTCCAATGCCTCGATCTCGGTGTTGGTCAAACAGAGTGATTTAGCTCAAGCGGTCACTGCTCTACATGAACAATTTGGGTTGGCATCTGTTTAG